The Niastella koreensis GR20-10 genome includes a window with the following:
- a CDS encoding FadR/GntR family transcriptional regulator, translated as MDTADIIQSIKSIEFESPADKIIQQLKQLIVSGQLKPGDRLPAERVLAEKLGVGRSYVREAIRKLEFFGLLKTSPQSGTYVSGYSIKMIEGVLTDIINFNKDDFSALIEARYYMEINAARLAAMRRTDEDLAMIRSAVEDYDNKVNNKQDAIQEDMFIHLRIANATKNSVFESMLLMLLPDIIRNIVEKKICGDNRGVKAMAEHHEILQAIADQDAEAAGAAMAAHLDDIFRISKEVKLI; from the coding sequence ATGGATACCGCAGATATTATACAGAGTATAAAAAGCATAGAGTTTGAAAGTCCTGCCGACAAGATCATTCAACAATTAAAACAGCTGATCGTTTCCGGGCAGTTAAAACCGGGCGACCGGTTACCGGCCGAGCGCGTACTGGCCGAAAAACTGGGTGTGGGTAGAAGTTATGTGCGTGAGGCCATTCGCAAGCTGGAGTTTTTCGGTCTGCTGAAAACTTCGCCCCAGAGCGGCACCTATGTATCGGGCTACAGCATAAAAATGATCGAGGGCGTACTCACAGATATCATCAATTTTAATAAAGACGATTTCTCCGCCTTGATAGAAGCCCGGTATTACATGGAGATCAATGCGGCGAGGCTGGCAGCCATGCGCCGCACCGATGAAGACCTGGCAATGATCCGCAGCGCTGTGGAGGATTACGACAATAAAGTAAACAACAAACAGGACGCCATCCAGGAAGATATGTTTATTCACCTGCGCATTGCCAATGCCACCAAAAACTCGGTGTTTGAAAGCATGCTGTTGATGCTGCTGCCTGATATCATCCGCAACATAGTGGAGAAAAAGATCTGTGGCGATAACCGCGGGGTAAAGGCCATGGCGGAGCATCATGAGATTTTGCAGGCGATTGCAGACCAGGATGCGGAGGCGGCGGGTGCAGCAATGGCGGCACATTTAGATGACATCTTTAGGATTAGTAAAGAGGTGAAGTTGATATAG
- a CDS encoding RagB/SusD family nutrient uptake outer membrane protein encodes MNWFKQLSIITLVAGLGACNRIIDLKPQSNVTVENYYHNYDEVKVALTGCYNGMQKPLETEWMMTELRSDVSKQGSPGSTSVANIELNDLNTYLENSSHSQVYNYWYYTYKNIRSANYVLRSLGVDYANGQITLGEPTAQMDDVQRKQLAGEALFIRAYHYFNLVRLFGGVFILTRSEDPAALKSINRSSVEECYKLITADLQAAKDWMTPKNYSAMAQEDLGRATTWAAKSLLAKVYLTANRKTDALPLLDDVINNSGYDLLANYADVFSIGNEMNKEIVFAVRYKAGGLGLGNYMANSFAALNSGSAILNGNGSGLNYPTDNMVSKYIVPTTGFADKRKAATIDKYNTLNYVKKFLSPVMLKNDAENDFPVIRFADVLLMKAEALGFDPVSVDIINRIRTRAGAGVYPGTGSFSAAFYQYPASGTEAITSTTFLIKLLDERRIELAFENHRLFDITRTGQFVTTMQGYYASEYDAHYKKFKPAVLLTDLQQNIITRPLLPIPQRELDTNNEIDIDQNSGF; translated from the coding sequence ATGAATTGGTTCAAACAACTCTCTATAATAACACTCGTTGCAGGCCTTGGCGCCTGTAACAGGATCATAGATCTTAAACCACAATCGAATGTAACGGTTGAGAACTATTACCATAATTATGACGAAGTAAAAGTAGCGCTCACCGGTTGTTACAATGGCATGCAGAAACCATTGGAAACAGAATGGATGATGACCGAACTGCGGTCCGATGTTTCCAAACAGGGATCGCCGGGCAGTACCTCGGTAGCCAATATTGAGTTGAACGATTTGAATACCTACCTGGAGAACTCCTCGCACAGCCAGGTGTATAACTACTGGTACTATACCTATAAAAATATCCGCAGCGCCAACTATGTACTCAGAAGCCTGGGCGTGGATTATGCCAACGGACAGATCACCCTGGGCGAACCAACGGCGCAAATGGACGACGTGCAACGCAAACAGCTGGCGGGTGAGGCCCTGTTCATCAGAGCGTACCACTACTTTAACCTGGTGCGTTTGTTTGGCGGGGTGTTTATTCTTACCCGGTCAGAAGATCCTGCTGCGTTGAAATCGATCAACCGCTCCTCCGTAGAAGAATGTTATAAACTGATCACGGCCGACCTGCAGGCGGCGAAGGACTGGATGACGCCGAAAAACTACAGCGCCATGGCGCAGGAAGACCTGGGCAGGGCAACTACCTGGGCTGCCAAATCGCTGCTGGCAAAAGTATACCTCACCGCTAACCGCAAAACCGATGCCCTGCCGTTGCTGGATGATGTGATCAACAACAGCGGTTACGACCTGCTGGCCAACTATGCCGATGTGTTCAGCATCGGCAATGAAATGAATAAGGAAATTGTTTTTGCTGTACGGTATAAGGCGGGTGGACTGGGCCTGGGTAATTATATGGCCAATTCCTTTGCCGCATTGAACAGTGGCAGCGCCATTTTAAACGGGAACGGTTCGGGGTTGAATTATCCTACCGATAATATGGTTTCCAAATACATTGTTCCCACAACAGGTTTTGCCGATAAACGCAAAGCGGCTACCATTGATAAATACAATACGCTGAATTATGTAAAGAAATTCCTGTCGCCGGTAATGTTGAAGAACGATGCGGAAAACGATTTCCCGGTGATCCGGTTTGCCGATGTGTTGCTGATGAAAGCGGAAGCGCTGGGTTTTGATCCTGTTTCGGTTGACATTATCAACCGCATCCGCACGCGGGCGGGCGCAGGGGTATATCCCGGTACCGGTAGTTTCTCGGCCGCTTTTTATCAGTACCCGGCATCAGGTACAGAAGCGATCACCAGTACTACCTTCCTTATCAAATTACTGGATGAAAGAAGGATTGAGCTGGCGTTTGAGAACCACCGCCTGTTCGACATTACGCGTACCGGTCAGTTTGTGACCACCATGCAGGGGTACTATGCGTCGGAATACGATGCGCATTATAAAAAGTTCAAACCGGCCGTGCTGCTGACCGACCTCCAGCAGAACATTATAACCCGGCCCCTGCTGCCAATACCCCAGCGGGAATTGGATACCAATAACGAGATTGACATAGACCAAAACAGTGGGTTCTAA
- a CDS encoding SusC/RagA family TonB-linked outer membrane protein, translating into MTTPKNRLLKRCLSTTLFLFISLLALAQKTVEGKITDEKTGKPITGVSITVFGSKNAGVSSDDKGIFSIKVNSAKARLMASAVGYKAMVVDLNGKTSITIQMQVQAAVLDDIVVIGYGQQRKSHLTGAVSKVKNENLDEIPTSSLDKSLIGKIAGVTVQNVSSEVQSSPRIRVRGLSSISANADPLVVVDGHPVPDGLAMVSTFDVESIEVLKDAASAAIYGSRGANGVIIITTKSGKSSRPKYGLKAYYGVKSPYKLNPIMSTTEYTEKMYNEAAMRAKDPTVTASNQNLLTPQEKARYLVESVLRNGDGTNWQDEAMQNASIYNVQLGVSGGKDLRYYVSGNYQGDQGIMAHSSLNRMNFKTRIDGNLSPKVKFNVNFNPSYSRAEAPAANFTDYYRFYSGLPVKHTAATAAFVKQNPQWANLQPGDWAQAGHFSNLIYQGYMPDGTYYNSATDPGVTDGKVIPFSSSNNTPKSIADRNSSFTDNYRVLTGADLTVDLMKGLSAKTSASAYFNYVETNSFSKKNAKADGDVNKGTNYSKKYIDLLWENTLNYNTSIKNKHNIAAVVGFTAQKTNINESQLTGLNLPSDDIQTLNQTSSIDLSNTYTQKTPIGLLSYLGRVTYDYDGKYLFSASMRTDGSGYFPAGKKYGYFPAVSAGWRISGEPFMEGLHWLSNLKIRSSYGATGNNKIEPFSYLELLNLANYSFGAGTGTMTSGLAANNDVLPNVLTWERTFQYDAGIDIGLFGDRITASIEYYNGTTDRLLYKQAAMSFSGSNQYWNNIGKVRNQGMELEVSSVNVRNKNWQWSTSLNISGNRNKLLQMGGEPYQYNYGERNEIYASVVGSPSVQFFGYKTDGVWKSDQEIADAKAAGYSSAMSKYFVAGGLKFADVTGDKIIDENDRTVLGKPFPDFTWGVTNTIKYKSFDLSFVIQGVQGASILNGDAYYNESKWYNKNFNTAGRWVSAAFPGDGKTPYSSTGSDWMLTDYVIEDGSYVALRSAMLGYSLPAKQVKRLKLNGIRMYAAGENLFYMMSKSYRGINPEARTISGAYSSPLIDGYQRGGFPIGRTVTLGIDINF; encoded by the coding sequence ATGACGACCCCAAAAAACAGACTGCTAAAGCGCTGTTTATCAACCACCCTTTTTCTTTTTATCAGTCTACTAGCCCTGGCGCAGAAAACGGTAGAAGGAAAGATCACCGATGAAAAAACTGGTAAACCAATCACGGGTGTGTCCATCACGGTGTTTGGTTCCAAAAACGCAGGCGTTAGCTCCGACGACAAAGGAATCTTCTCCATTAAAGTAAATAGTGCCAAAGCCAGATTAATGGCCAGCGCCGTGGGCTATAAAGCCATGGTGGTTGACCTGAATGGCAAAACCAGCATCACCATTCAAATGCAGGTGCAGGCGGCGGTGCTCGATGATATTGTGGTGATCGGGTATGGCCAGCAACGCAAATCGCACCTTACCGGCGCGGTGTCAAAAGTGAAGAACGAAAACCTCGACGAAATTCCTACCTCCAGTTTAGATAAATCCCTCATTGGTAAAATTGCCGGGGTAACTGTTCAGAATGTTAGCTCCGAGGTACAATCGAGCCCCCGCATTCGCGTGCGCGGTTTAAGTTCCATCAGCGCCAATGCCGACCCGCTGGTGGTAGTGGATGGTCACCCCGTACCTGATGGGTTAGCGATGGTGAGTACGTTTGATGTGGAATCCATAGAGGTGTTGAAAGACGCGGCATCGGCGGCCATTTACGGTTCGCGCGGGGCCAATGGCGTTATCATCATTACAACCAAAAGCGGCAAATCCAGCAGGCCCAAATATGGGTTGAAAGCTTATTACGGCGTGAAATCACCCTACAAGCTGAACCCCATCATGAGCACTACGGAGTACACGGAGAAAATGTACAACGAAGCGGCCATGCGCGCCAAAGACCCTACCGTAACTGCCAGTAACCAAAATCTCCTCACTCCGCAGGAAAAAGCGCGGTACCTGGTGGAAAGCGTGCTGCGCAATGGCGATGGCACCAACTGGCAGGATGAAGCTATGCAAAACGCCTCCATCTACAATGTGCAGTTAGGCGTATCCGGTGGTAAAGACCTGCGTTATTATGTGTCGGGCAATTACCAGGGCGACCAGGGCATTATGGCGCACAGCTCGCTGAACCGGATGAACTTTAAAACAAGGATCGATGGGAACCTGAGCCCGAAAGTGAAGTTCAATGTAAATTTCAACCCCTCTTACTCAAGGGCTGAAGCTCCTGCTGCCAACTTTACCGATTACTATCGCTTTTATTCCGGCCTGCCGGTAAAACATACCGCTGCTACGGCCGCCTTTGTAAAACAAAATCCGCAATGGGCCAACCTGCAACCGGGCGACTGGGCACAGGCCGGGCATTTCAGCAATCTCATTTACCAGGGCTATATGCCCGATGGCACTTACTACAACAGCGCCACCGACCCCGGCGTAACCGATGGCAAGGTGATCCCCTTCTCCAGCAGCAACAATACCCCTAAGTCAATTGCTGACCGGAACAGCAGTTTTACCGATAACTACCGGGTATTGACAGGCGCCGATCTTACTGTTGACCTGATGAAAGGTTTGTCGGCCAAAACTTCGGCCAGCGCGTACTTCAATTATGTGGAGACAAACAGCTTTTCAAAAAAGAACGCGAAAGCTGACGGCGATGTAAATAAGGGTACTAACTATTCCAAAAAGTACATCGACCTGTTATGGGAGAACACGTTGAACTATAACACCAGCATAAAAAATAAACACAACATTGCTGCAGTAGTAGGTTTCACTGCGCAAAAGACCAATATCAATGAAAGCCAGCTCACAGGATTGAACCTGCCCAGCGACGATATTCAAACCCTAAACCAGACCTCGTCGATTGATTTGTCCAATACATACACCCAAAAAACACCGATCGGGTTGTTGTCTTACCTGGGCAGGGTCACCTATGACTATGATGGCAAGTATTTGTTCTCGGCCAGTATGCGTACCGATGGCAGCGGTTATTTTCCCGCGGGTAAGAAGTACGGTTACTTTCCCGCAGTATCGGCCGGCTGGCGCATCAGTGGTGAACCGTTTATGGAGGGCCTGCACTGGTTAAGCAACCTGAAGATCCGCAGCAGTTATGGCGCAACCGGTAATAATAAAATTGAACCCTTCTCGTACCTCGAGCTGCTGAACCTGGCCAATTATTCTTTTGGCGCCGGTACCGGAACAATGACCAGTGGCCTGGCCGCCAACAACGATGTGCTGCCCAACGTACTTACCTGGGAACGCACCTTCCAGTACGATGCGGGCATCGATATCGGGTTGTTTGGCGACCGCATTACCGCCAGCATCGAGTATTATAATGGCACAACCGATCGTCTCTTGTACAAACAGGCCGCCATGTCATTCTCCGGTTCTAATCAATACTGGAATAACATTGGTAAAGTGCGCAACCAGGGGATGGAGCTGGAAGTATCGTCGGTGAATGTGCGCAATAAGAACTGGCAATGGTCAACCAGCCTCAACATTTCGGGTAACCGCAATAAGTTGTTGCAAATGGGCGGCGAACCCTATCAATATAATTATGGCGAACGCAACGAAATATATGCCTCTGTAGTGGGCAGCCCCTCCGTACAGTTCTTTGGTTACAAAACCGATGGCGTATGGAAATCTGACCAGGAAATTGCAGATGCAAAAGCGGCCGGTTATTCCAGCGCCATGTCGAAATACTTTGTAGCCGGCGGGCTGAAGTTTGCAGACGTGACCGGCGACAAGATCATAGATGAGAATGACCGCACCGTGCTGGGCAAACCCTTTCCTGATTTTACCTGGGGCGTTACCAATACGATCAAATACAAATCGTTCGACCTCAGCTTTGTGATCCAGGGCGTACAGGGCGCCAGTATCCTGAACGGCGATGCGTATTACAACGAATCAAAATGGTACAATAAAAATTTCAACACGGCCGGCCGCTGGGTGAGCGCTGCTTTCCCCGGTGATGGTAAAACGCCGTATTCCAGCACGGGCAGCGACTGGATGCTGACCGATTATGTAATTGAAGATGGTTCCTATGTTGCCTTGCGCAGCGCCATGCTTGGTTACTCCTTACCAGCCAAACAGGTAAAACGATTGAAGTTAAACGGTATTCGCATGTATGCCGCCGGTGAGAACCTGTTTTACATGATGTCAAAATCGTATCGGGGTATCAATCCGGAAGCCAGAACAATCTCCGGCGCCTATTCTTCGCCGCTGATAGACGGTTACCAGCGCGGCGGGTTTCCGATAGGAAGAACCGTAACCCTGGGGATAGACATTAATTTTTAA
- a CDS encoding DUF4434 domain-containing protein, whose amino-acid sequence MKITGTFIDEISHDIPHQNWGADEWRRDFEYMKAIGIDTVILIRSGYRRFITYPSVYLINEQGCYKPPVDLVQLFLQLADELGMNFYFGLYDSGKYWDTCNMQHEIDSNRFVIDEVWKQYGHHKSFKGWYLSMEISRKTKGATEAFKTLGLQCKQVSNGLPTLISPWIDGKKAVMAASSTLTKEDAVSIKEHEQEWSEIFAGIQGAVDAVAFQDGHIDYHELDDFFAINKKMADRFGLQCWTNAESFDRDMPIKFLPIKFEKLRLKLEAARRAGYDKAITFEFSHFMSPQSAYLQAGHLYNRYREYIAGLK is encoded by the coding sequence ATGAAGATCACGGGCACCTTTATAGATGAGATCAGTCACGACATTCCCCATCAAAACTGGGGCGCTGATGAATGGCGGCGCGATTTTGAATACATGAAGGCCATTGGTATAGATACCGTTATTTTAATTCGCAGTGGCTACCGCCGGTTCATTACATACCCCTCTGTTTATTTAATAAACGAACAGGGTTGTTATAAACCACCGGTTGATCTGGTGCAGTTGTTCCTGCAGCTGGCCGATGAACTGGGGATGAACTTTTATTTTGGCTTATACGATAGTGGTAAGTACTGGGATACCTGCAATATGCAACATGAAATTGACAGCAATCGGTTTGTAATAGACGAAGTATGGAAACAATATGGTCATCATAAAAGTTTCAAAGGCTGGTACCTGAGCATGGAAATAAGCCGGAAAACGAAAGGCGCTACCGAGGCATTTAAAACCCTGGGGCTGCAATGCAAACAGGTGAGCAATGGGCTGCCCACCCTTATTTCGCCCTGGATAGATGGGAAGAAAGCAGTGATGGCGGCATCTTCCACACTCACTAAAGAAGATGCGGTTTCTATAAAGGAGCATGAGCAGGAATGGAGCGAGATCTTTGCCGGCATCCAGGGCGCTGTTGATGCAGTGGCCTTCCAGGACGGGCATATAGATTACCATGAGCTGGACGATTTTTTTGCCATCAATAAAAAAATGGCCGACCGGTTTGGCCTGCAATGCTGGACGAATGCAGAATCGTTCGACCGGGATATGCCGATAAAATTTCTGCCTATCAAGTTTGAAAAACTGCGGTTGAAGCTGGAAGCGGCGCGCCGCGCCGGGTACGATAAGGCGATCACATTTGAGTTTTCACATTTTATGAGCCCGCAGTCAGCCTACCTGCAGGCCGGCCATCTGTATAACCGGTACCGCGAATATATTGCTGGCTTAAAGTAA
- a CDS encoding alpha/beta hydrolase, which yields MKLYVVLALLLSALAIQAQKPVRITYAEKDTSTLWFDWYKPVTKPNGMSVLFVHGGAFTGGDPVNQQPMADGLTKLGYNVFVIKYRLYLKGKSFGCDIGVPEKLKAVQQAVEDARDATSYLINHAAELQVDTSKLFIAGSSAGAETVLNLVFNPFTRKQDTAYDLYKTFRYAGVLSFSGAVLDINRVYNHVPVPLFMMHGINDQLVPYTTAAHHFCKAVDPGWMIMFGARTLYDDLQKRNWPVVLYSYQESGHEVSNYMFRKFTEMNRFMQQAIQHKIKATHFMLNKEK from the coding sequence ATGAAACTGTATGTGGTGCTTGCTTTGTTGTTGAGTGCATTGGCAATTCAGGCGCAAAAGCCGGTACGTATTACCTATGCCGAAAAAGATACCAGCACCCTGTGGTTCGACTGGTATAAACCGGTTACAAAGCCCAATGGGATGTCGGTGCTGTTTGTACATGGCGGGGCATTTACTGGTGGTGATCCCGTAAACCAGCAACCGATGGCAGATGGCCTTACAAAGCTGGGGTATAATGTATTTGTAATTAAATACCGGTTATACCTGAAAGGGAAAAGCTTTGGCTGCGATATAGGGGTGCCGGAAAAATTAAAAGCGGTGCAACAGGCGGTGGAAGATGCACGTGATGCAACCAGCTATTTGATAAACCATGCCGCTGAATTACAGGTTGACACTTCAAAACTCTTTATCGCCGGCAGCAGTGCCGGTGCAGAAACCGTGTTGAACCTGGTGTTCAATCCTTTTACGCGTAAACAGGATACCGCTTACGATCTGTACAAAACGTTCCGGTATGCGGGTGTACTGTCATTCTCCGGTGCTGTGCTCGACATAAACAGGGTATACAACCATGTACCCGTGCCACTTTTTATGATGCATGGTATCAATGATCAGTTGGTACCATATACAACAGCCGCCCACCACTTTTGTAAAGCGGTTGACCCCGGCTGGATGATTATGTTTGGCGCGCGTACCCTGTACGATGACCTGCAAAAAAGAAACTGGCCGGTAGTGTTGTATTCGTACCAGGAGAGCGGCCATGAAGTAAGCAACTATATGTTCCGCAAGTTTACGGAAATGAACAGGTTCATGCAGCAGGCCATCCAACACAAAATAAAAGCAACCCACTTCATGCTTAACAAGGAAAAATAA
- a CDS encoding GDSL-type esterase/lipase family protein — protein MFRSLIVFAFSVKRFAFSGFHVSRISLLLFLGLPALAQDQPRKIDSNYNNTYYQGRMELFNSLTPPKNAIVFLGNSITERGAWGELLPGQPIMNRGIGGDNTFGVLARLEGVANAQPKKLFLLIGINDLSRGLPKEVILNNYHRILSYLTSHTPKTKIYVQSVLPLYEPYTKEAYLKNKKDSILQLNEGIKQVAAQYHVPYINLHELFADANGDLKKELTADGIHLRPAGYVLWVDFLKKKKYL, from the coding sequence ATGTTTCGATCTCTTATTGTTTTTGCGTTCAGCGTTAAGCGTTTTGCGTTTAGCGGTTTTCACGTTTCCCGAATAAGCCTCTTATTATTTCTGGGGCTGCCAGCTTTGGCTCAGGATCAACCCAGGAAAATAGACAGTAACTACAACAATACCTATTACCAGGGCCGTATGGAGCTCTTCAACAGTCTTACCCCACCTAAAAATGCCATTGTATTTTTAGGGAATAGTATTACTGAGCGGGGTGCCTGGGGTGAGTTGTTGCCCGGCCAGCCCATTATGAACCGGGGTATTGGAGGCGATAATACCTTTGGTGTACTGGCCCGGTTGGAAGGAGTGGCCAACGCACAACCGAAGAAATTGTTTTTGTTGATCGGGATAAACGACCTCAGCCGGGGATTGCCAAAAGAAGTGATCCTTAATAACTATCACCGCATCTTAAGTTACCTTACCAGTCATACGCCAAAAACAAAGATCTACGTGCAGAGTGTATTGCCCCTGTATGAACCCTACACAAAAGAAGCCTACCTGAAAAACAAGAAGGACAGTATTTTGCAGTTGAATGAAGGAATAAAACAGGTGGCGGCGCAATATCATGTACCTTATATCAATTTGCATGAGTTGTTTGCCGATGCCAATGGCGATCTGAAAAAAGAATTGACGGCTGATGGCATTCACCTGCGGCCGGCTGGTTATGTGTTATGGGTTGATTTTCTAAAGAAGAAAAAATATTTATAG
- a CDS encoding GDSL-type esterase/lipase family protein codes for MKQRLILLLTLMMAAGAALAQTEPVDSSYANGYYVERMKFFDQLHPAPKPVVFLGNSITEAGPWSEILPGINVVNRGISGDNSWGVYNRLNQVIALKPVKIFLLIGVNDLKRGVPIEYIVANYDRIAATLRTALPKSTLYLQSVLPVAEPMLANIYAKISNEKIRRLNDGLKQVAQKYNCPFIDLYHEVFVDEKGQMPAPYTTDGLHCKPAGYLAWAAYLKKKKYL; via the coding sequence ATGAAACAACGTTTGATCCTTTTACTCACCCTGATGATGGCTGCGGGCGCTGCATTGGCGCAAACAGAACCGGTTGACAGCAGTTATGCCAATGGTTATTATGTAGAACGGATGAAGTTCTTCGATCAGTTGCACCCTGCGCCAAAGCCTGTGGTGTTCCTGGGAAACAGTATAACGGAAGCCGGTCCCTGGAGTGAGATCCTGCCCGGCATAAATGTAGTGAACAGGGGCATCAGTGGCGATAATTCCTGGGGCGTATACAACCGCCTGAACCAGGTAATAGCATTGAAACCGGTAAAGATCTTTTTGCTGATTGGCGTAAATGATCTGAAACGCGGTGTGCCCATTGAATATATTGTAGCCAATTATGACCGTATAGCGGCCACGTTAAGAACGGCATTGCCAAAATCAACCCTGTATCTGCAAAGTGTATTGCCGGTGGCGGAGCCCATGCTGGCTAACATCTATGCAAAGATCAGTAATGAAAAGATCCGGCGATTGAATGACGGGTTGAAACAGGTAGCGCAAAAGTATAATTGTCCGTTCATTGACCTGTACCATGAGGTGTTTGTTGATGAAAAGGGGCAAATGCCCGCACCCTATACCACCGATGGCCTGCATTGCAAGCCGGCGGGGTATCTGGCATGGGCAGCGTATTTAAAAAAGAAGAAGTATCTGTAA
- a CDS encoding sodium:solute symporter family protein, with the protein MNLSTLDIIIIILYLLVIIGLGFWISKKASKNMQSYFLGDNNIKWYWLGFSNSSGMFDVSGTAFYVALLFIYGFKAAWLPWLWPIWNQIFVMVFLAIWIRRSNALTGADWIIKRFGDDRSGRLAHMIVVIFAIISVIGFIGYVFVGIGKFAAGILPWDISNAVLTNQQTYALVIVMLTTLYTVKGGMYSVVATEVLQYGILVVSCILVVIFAVKGVNYDHLHQQLPQGWASFWPQWKLNINWDNTFSQANDKIAEDGFSWFGALVLMMIGKGIFASLAGPVPGFDMQRILSARKPWEAAKLSGFTNLVLYIPLFMMVSALTLIAFNSFMPTLQGQSKPDFEVILSQVVSNYLPAGIRGIVLAGLLASFMSTFSAFVNAAPAYLVNDFYKKYFKPNESPRHYVKCSYLTSITIIAIGCFFGLFANSLSSLTLWISSALYGGYAAANVLKWIWWRFNGYGYFAGMVAGLLSATFVPKLMAWISNASGGISTLISFFIILVLSMAASVIGCLVTPMPDKKVLTQFYTNTKPWGFWQPVLQWVKQTEPAFEPNRQFKWDMFNVLIGICWQMSMVIMPIFFVFGFISYGFMAMSVWITCMVVLKFTWYNRLKITAA; encoded by the coding sequence ATGAATTTATCAACCCTTGACATTATTATTATCATTCTGTACCTGCTGGTGATCATTGGCCTGGGCTTCTGGATCTCGAAGAAAGCATCAAAGAACATGCAGTCTTATTTCCTGGGCGATAACAACATCAAGTGGTATTGGCTGGGTTTCAGCAACAGCAGTGGCATGTTTGATGTAAGCGGAACCGCGTTTTATGTGGCCCTGTTATTTATTTATGGGTTCAAAGCTGCCTGGCTGCCCTGGTTATGGCCCATCTGGAACCAGATCTTTGTAATGGTTTTCCTGGCCATCTGGATCCGGCGAAGCAACGCGCTTACCGGCGCCGACTGGATCATTAAACGATTTGGCGACGACCGCAGCGGCCGCCTGGCACATATGATCGTTGTGATCTTTGCAATTATAAGTGTGATCGGTTTTATTGGGTATGTATTTGTTGGTATCGGAAAGTTTGCCGCGGGTATTCTGCCCTGGGATATTTCCAATGCTGTATTGACCAATCAACAAACCTATGCCCTGGTCATTGTAATGTTAACCACCTTATATACTGTAAAAGGCGGCATGTACAGCGTAGTGGCTACTGAAGTATTGCAATATGGCATCCTGGTAGTGAGCTGTATATTGGTAGTGATCTTTGCGGTAAAAGGCGTTAACTACGACCACCTGCATCAGCAGTTGCCGCAAGGCTGGGCTTCCTTCTGGCCACAATGGAAACTGAATATCAACTGGGACAATACCTTTTCACAGGCCAATGATAAAATAGCTGAAGATGGTTTCAGCTGGTTTGGCGCCCTGGTGCTGATGATGATCGGAAAAGGCATCTTTGCCAGTTTGGCCGGCCCTGTACCAGGTTTTGATATGCAGCGTATCCTCAGTGCACGGAAACCCTGGGAAGCAGCCAAGCTGAGCGGTTTTACCAACCTGGTATTATACATTCCCCTGTTTATGATGGTAAGCGCGCTTACCCTGATTGCCTTCAATTCATTTATGCCAACATTACAGGGACAGTCAAAGCCCGATTTTGAAGTGATCCTGAGCCAGGTGGTAAGCAATTACCTGCCGGCAGGTATTCGTGGTATTGTGCTGGCCGGATTGCTGGCTTCTTTTATGAGCACCTTTTCTGCCTTTGTAAATGCAGCCCCTGCGTACCTGGTAAATGATTTCTATAAAAAATATTTCAAGCCAAATGAGTCGCCGCGTCACTATGTAAAGTGCAGCTACCTTACCTCCATAACTATTATCGCTATTGGCTGCTTTTTTGGCTTGTTCGCCAATTCACTCAGTTCACTCACCTTATGGATCTCTTCGGCCCTGTATGGTGGTTATGCTGCCGCCAATGTGTTGAAATGGATCTGGTGGCGTTTCAATGGCTACGGGTATTTTGCAGGAATGGTAGCCGGGTTGTTATCAGCCACCTTTGTACCGAAATTAATGGCCTGGATAAGCAACGCATCCGGCGGTATCAGCACCCTGATCTCCTTCTTTATTATCCTGGTACTGTCGATGGCTGCGAGTGTTATCGGTTGTTTGGTAACACCCATGCCCGATAAAAAAGTGCTCACCCAATTTTACACCAATACCAAACCCTGGGGTTTTTGGCAACCCGTATTGCAATGGGTAAAACAAACAGAGCCCGCCTTTGAACCCAACCGCCAGTTTAAATGGGATATGTTCAATGTACTGATTGGTATTTGCTGGCAAATGAGCATGGTAATTATGCCCATCTTCTTTGTGTTTGGCTTTATAAGTTATGGCTTTATGGCCATGAGTGTATGGATAACCTGTATGGTTGTTTTAAAATTCACCTGGTACAACAGGCTTAAAATTACAGCGGCATGA